The DNA sequence TCCGGACGTCTTCGCTCATCTGCTTCCGGACGACCGGGCTGCGGTGGTCAACCTGGACCCCCGGCGGACCGCCGAGTCGCTGGAGACATTCGCCGACGGCGACGGCGAACGCTGGCTGTCGGCGTACGCCGAGTGGCGGGCCGTGTCGGCACCGCTGATCGACGCGCTGTTCACCCCGTTCCCGCCGGTGCGGGCCGGCGCCGCGCTGCTGCGCCGGCTCCGGAGCGCCGGATCGCTGCGGCTGGCCCGGCGCCTGTTACTGCCGGTCCGCCAGCTCGGCCGGGAGACCTTCGCCGGTGCCGGCGGTCCGGCACTGCTCGCCGGTTGCGCGCTGCACACCGACCTGGCCCCCGACGATGTCGCGTCCGGCGTGTACGGCTGGCTGCTGACCATGCTCGGTCAGGAGATCGGCTGGCCGGTGCCGGCGGGCGGCGCGCAACGGATCACCGACGCGCTGGTCGGCCGGCTGCGTTCCCGGGGCGGGCGGTTGGTCACCGGCGCCGCCGCCGACCGGGTGCTGATCGCCCGCAGCCGGGCGGTCGGCGTGCGTACCGTCGACGGCCGGCTGTGGCAGGCGCGGCGGGCGGTGCTCGCCGACGTTCCCGCTCCGGCGCTGCTGCTCGACCTGGTCGGTGACCGGTGGCTGCCCACCAGGATGGTCGACGACCTGCGCCGGTTCCGGTGGGACGGGTCGACGGTGAAGGTCGACTGGGCGCTCGCCGGCCCGATGCCGTGGCGCAATCCGGCGGTCGCCGGGGCCGGCACCGTGCACCTCGGGGCCGATTTGGACGGCCTGACCCGGTACGCCGCCGCGCTGGCCTGCGACGAGGTGCCCCGCGACCCGTTCCTGCTGCTTGGTCAGCTCACCACCGCCGACCCGCAGCGGTCACCGGCGGGCACCGAGTCGCTGTGGGCGTACACGCACCTGCCGCACCGCACCACGTGGCAGGCCGAGGAGATCCTCGAACACGTCGCGCGGATGGAGGCGGTGCTGCACCGGCAGGCACCGGGCTTCGGTGCCCTGGTCCGGGCCCGTCACGTTGCCGGTCCGGTGGACCTGCAGGAGCACAACCCGAGCCTGGTCGGGGGAGCGGTCGGTGGCGGCACCTCGGCCGCGTACCAGCAGCTGTTCTTCCGGCCGGTGCCCGGCCTGGGCCGTGCGGACACCCCGGTCGACCGGCTCTTTCTCGCCTCGGCGTCGGCGCACCCCGGCGGCGGGGTGCACGGCGCGCCCGGGTCGAACGCCGCGCGGGCGGCGCTGGCCCGCGACCGCGCGGTGACCGGGCGGATGTACGGGGCCGTGGTGTCGGCGGCGCAGCGCGCGGTCTACCGCTGAGCCGCTGGCCGAATCGAGTGGCCGACCGGTCAGTCGATGACCATCCGGGCCCGGCCACGCCGGGTTGGTTGTGCCGGCACCGGTGGGGGACCGGATGGGGCCGGCGCCGCCGGTACTGGGTCGACCGAGCCGGGCAGCAGACCCCACCCGGTGGTGTCCTGCTCCGCGGCGGCGCTCTGCTGGATCGACAGGTGGACATGTCCGGTGTGCGGGTTGCTTCCGGTGTACCGCCGTCGGCTCCAACCGGTGGCCCGGTTGGCGATCTGCCGATCGAAGATCCAATACTGAGCGGCGGGGTGTGTCTGGAACGCGGCCAGGAGCGTCGGTACGTCGATGCCGTCACGGTCGACGTCGATCGCGTCGACACTGCCCCGCGCGTTGGGATTGTGGTCCGAGGTCCGGGCCGCGTGCGCGGCGTCGCCGATCCAGCCGTCGGACCTGCGGTCCCGGTCCGGCCACCGGGCGTCGATCTCACTCCGCAGCATTCGTAGCGACGGTGCCAGGTAGTACGCCATCTGCCCTCCCGCTCGCCGGGCGGTCGGCGACGACCGACCCTGTCCGCGTCTGACTACCTAGAGTAATCGGGCGGGTCGCCCTGCACGACGCGGACAGGTCCCGGGGCGGGTGTCGGATCTCCGGCTGGAACCCTCGGGGTCACTGGCCGGGGGGACGCGGCCAGGACTCCTCGACCGGTGTCGGGGTCGGTGCCGGAGCTGCCGGTGCGCGGGTCGCCGACGGTGGTGGTGACGCTGTTGCTGTCGACGGTGGTGGTGACGCTGTTGCTGTCGACGGTGTCGCCGGCTCGGTCGCCGGTGCGACAGCGGGCGTGACAGCGGGCGTGGCGGACTGGTCCCGACCGGTCGGCGCGACGTCGGTCGGCGCGACCCACAGCGGGGCCTTTGGCAGCAGCGACCGGAAGTCGAACGAGCACTTGTTGCAGGACCGCAGTGCTGACTCCGTACACCGGTCGCCGCACTGCCGGCAGAAGGTCACCACCGACTCGTCGGCTGACAGACCCTGGCAGCGTGGGCAGGCGAAGGCCGGACCCTTGGTCTGGGCCAGCCGCCCGGCCAGCACGAACGGACTGATCACCGCGCTCACCGTGGTCGCCAGGTCCCGGGTACGGCGGTTGCGTTCCTGTAGTCGCTCCAGTTCGGGGTTGACGATCTTTTCCAGCTTGCAGGTCGTGCAGATCAACAGCGTCCGAACCGGCAGCATCTCCCGTAGCTGGGCCTGCTGATGCAGGAACGTCACGACCGGCACGTCGGCCGGGTCCACGGTGAACCGGAACGGCGTCGAAGCGCCGGCCGGGGCGGCTGCCGCCGCGATGTACTCCTCGACCCGGTACACCAGCCCCTGGATCTGGGTGACCAGATTCGCCGGCATCTGT is a window from the Solwaraspora sp. WMMD792 genome containing:
- a CDS encoding NAD(P)/FAD-dependent oxidoreductase; this translates as MTDTDVETADAVVIGAGHNGLVAANLLADAGWDVLVLEAAGAPGGAVRSAEVTAPGYLSDLYSSFYPLGFASPVLRELRLAEFGLRWRHAPDVFAHLLPDDRAAVVNLDPRRTAESLETFADGDGERWLSAYAEWRAVSAPLIDALFTPFPPVRAGAALLRRLRSAGSLRLARRLLLPVRQLGRETFAGAGGPALLAGCALHTDLAPDDVASGVYGWLLTMLGQEIGWPVPAGGAQRITDALVGRLRSRGGRLVTGAAADRVLIARSRAVGVRTVDGRLWQARRAVLADVPAPALLLDLVGDRWLPTRMVDDLRRFRWDGSTVKVDWALAGPMPWRNPAVAGAGTVHLGADLDGLTRYAAALACDEVPRDPFLLLGQLTTADPQRSPAGTESLWAYTHLPHRTTWQAEEILEHVARMEAVLHRQAPGFGALVRARHVAGPVDLQEHNPSLVGGAVGGGTSAAYQQLFFRPVPGLGRADTPVDRLFLASASAHPGGGVHGAPGSNAARAALARDRAVTGRMYGAVVSAAQRAVYR